One window of Gloeothece citriformis PCC 7424 genomic DNA carries:
- a CDS encoding peroxiredoxin — MALQLGDTVPDFTQESSEGTISFHEWAGDSWVVLFSHPADYTPVCTTELGTVANLKPEFDKRNVKVLALSVDDVESHKGWINDINETQKTTVNYPILADPDRKVADLYGMLHPNSLTNLTVRSVFIIDPNKKLRLTITYPASTGRNFDEILRVIDSLQLTDNYQVATPANWKDGEDCVVVPSIPTEEAKQKFPKGVTEVKPYLRMTPQPNK, encoded by the coding sequence ATGGCTCTTCAACTAGGGGATACCGTACCTGACTTTACTCAGGAATCTAGCGAGGGCACTATTTCATTTCATGAATGGGCTGGAGATAGCTGGGTCGTTTTATTTTCCCATCCGGCTGATTATACCCCCGTTTGTACCACTGAGTTAGGAACAGTGGCCAATCTTAAGCCTGAGTTTGACAAACGTAATGTTAAAGTTTTAGCCTTGAGTGTGGATGACGTGGAGTCCCACAAAGGCTGGATCAATGACATTAACGAAACTCAAAAGACGACAGTTAACTATCCTATTCTGGCTGATCCCGATCGCAAAGTAGCGGATCTCTATGGGATGCTTCATCCTAATTCTCTAACTAACTTAACTGTCCGCAGTGTATTTATTATTGATCCTAACAAAAAACTTCGCCTGACTATCACCTATCCCGCTAGTACGGGTCGTAACTTCGATGAAATTTTGCGCGTGATTGATTCTTTGCAATTGACGGATAATTATCAAGTTGCAACGCCGGCTAACTGGAAAGATGGAGAGGATTGTGTTGTTGTTCCTTCCATTCCTACAGAAGAGGCCAAGCAAAAATTCCCGAAAGGAGTAACAGAAGTTAAACCTTATTTACGGATGACTCCTCAACCCAATAAATAA
- the psaB gene encoding photosystem I core protein PsaB has protein sequence MATKFPKFSQDLAQDPTTRRIWYGIATAHDFESHDGMTEENLYQKIFASHFGHIAIIFLWTSGTLFHVAWQGNFEQWIKDPVNIRPIAHAIWDPHFGQPAVDAFTQAGASNPVNIAYSGVYHWFYTIGMTNNQDLYQGAVFLLILSSLFLFAGWLHLQPKFRPSLAWFKNAESRMNHHLAGLFGVSSLAWAGHLIHVAIPESRGQHVGWDNFLSTPPHPAGLLPFFTGNWGVYAQNPDTANHVFGTSQGAGTAILTFLGGFHPQTESLWLTDMAHHHLAIAVIFIIAGHMYRTNWGIGHSMKEILNAHNPPEGTPFGGVLGAGHKGIYDTYNNSLHFQLGIHLAALGVVTSLVAQHMYSLPPYVFMGKDYTTQAALYTHHQYIAGFLMVGAFAHGAIFWVRDYDPEANKNNVLARMLEHKEAIISHLSWVSLFLGFHTLGLYVHNDVVVAFGTPEKQILIEPVFAQFIQAAHGKALYGMDVLLSNPDSVTNNPNAIWLPGWLDAINTSTNSLFLTIGPGDFLVHHAIALGLHTTTLILVKGALDARGSKLMPDKKDFGYAFPCDGPGRGGTCDISAWDAFYLAMFWMLNTLGWLTFYWHWKHLGIWEGNVAQFNENSTYLMGWFRDYLWANSAQLINGYNPYGVNNLSVWAWMFLFGHLVWATGFMFLISWRGYWQELIETLVWAHERTPLANLVRWKDKPVAMSIVQGRLVGLAHFTVGYILTYAAFLIASTASKFS, from the coding sequence ATGGCAACTAAATTTCCAAAATTTAGCCAGGACTTAGCCCAAGACCCGACAACTCGTCGGATTTGGTATGGGATAGCCACAGCCCACGACTTTGAAAGTCATGATGGAATGACCGAGGAAAATCTCTATCAAAAGATTTTCGCCTCTCATTTCGGACACATCGCCATCATCTTTTTGTGGACATCCGGCACCCTATTCCACGTAGCCTGGCAAGGTAACTTCGAGCAGTGGATTAAAGACCCAGTTAATATCCGTCCGATAGCCCACGCAATTTGGGATCCCCACTTCGGACAACCGGCAGTAGATGCGTTTACCCAAGCCGGAGCATCAAACCCAGTCAACATAGCCTACTCAGGGGTGTATCACTGGTTCTACACCATCGGAATGACCAATAACCAAGATTTATATCAAGGTGCGGTATTCCTATTGATTCTGTCGTCATTGTTCCTATTTGCGGGCTGGCTGCACCTTCAACCGAAGTTCCGCCCCAGTCTAGCATGGTTCAAAAATGCAGAATCCCGGATGAACCACCACCTAGCGGGGTTATTTGGGGTAAGTTCCTTAGCCTGGGCAGGACACTTAATCCACGTCGCTATCCCTGAATCTCGGGGTCAGCACGTCGGTTGGGATAACTTTTTATCCACCCCTCCTCACCCAGCCGGATTGTTGCCGTTCTTCACCGGAAATTGGGGAGTCTATGCCCAAAACCCAGACACGGCTAATCATGTGTTTGGCACATCTCAAGGGGCAGGAACAGCCATCCTCACCTTCTTAGGTGGATTCCATCCTCAAACCGAATCCCTGTGGTTGACGGACATGGCTCACCACCATTTGGCGATCGCGGTAATCTTCATTATCGCCGGGCATATGTACCGCACCAACTGGGGTATCGGTCACAGCATGAAGGAGATTCTCAATGCCCACAACCCCCCCGAAGGAACACCCTTTGGCGGAGTATTAGGAGCAGGACACAAGGGAATTTATGACACCTACAACAACTCCCTACACTTCCAATTAGGGATACACTTAGCCGCCTTGGGTGTGGTGACCTCCTTGGTAGCGCAACATATGTACTCTCTGCCGCCCTACGTATTCATGGGCAAAGATTACACCACCCAAGCCGCCTTATATACTCACCACCAATACATCGCAGGATTCTTAATGGTGGGGGCATTTGCTCACGGAGCGATCTTCTGGGTCAGAGATTATGATCCCGAAGCCAACAAAAATAATGTGTTGGCGCGGATGCTAGAGCATAAAGAAGCGATCATCTCCCACTTAAGTTGGGTATCGTTATTCTTAGGCTTCCACACCTTGGGACTGTATGTTCACAATGACGTAGTCGTCGCCTTTGGAACACCAGAAAAACAAATTTTAATTGAGCCAGTGTTTGCTCAGTTCATTCAAGCGGCGCACGGAAAAGCCCTATACGGGATGGATGTGTTGCTCTCTAACCCTGATAGTGTTACTAACAACCCCAATGCAATTTGGTTGCCCGGTTGGTTAGACGCGATCAACACTAGCACTAACTCTCTGTTCTTAACCATTGGGCCAGGAGACTTCTTGGTTCACCATGCGATCGCTTTAGGGTTACACACCACCACCTTAATTCTAGTTAAGGGAGCTTTAGACGCTCGTGGCTCTAAATTAATGCCCGATAAGAAAGACTTCGGTTATGCCTTCCCTTGTGATGGCCCTGGCCGTGGCGGCACTTGCGACATCTCCGCTTGGGATGCCTTCTACTTAGCCATGTTCTGGATGCTCAATACCCTAGGCTGGTTGACCTTCTACTGGCACTGGAAGCATTTAGGCATCTGGGAGGGCAACGTCGCTCAATTTAACGAAAATTCCACCTATTTGATGGGTTGGTTCCGGGATTATCTGTGGGCTAACTCGGCGCAATTAATCAACGGTTACAACCCTTATGGGGTCAATAACCTCTCGGTGTGGGCGTGGATGTTCTTATTCGGACACCTAGTCTGGGCAACCGGGTTCATGTTCTTAATTTCTTGGCGGGGTTACTGGCAAGAGTTAATCGAAACCCTAGTCTGGGCACACGAACGCACCCCATTAGCGAACTTGGTACGTTGGAAAGACAAACCCGTAGCCATGTCAATTGTTCAAGGACGTTTAGTCGGGTTAGCGCACTTCACGGTGGGTTATATCCTGACCTATGCGGCCTTCTTAATTGCCTCGACTGCCTCTAAGTTCAGTTAA
- a CDS encoding tetratricopeptide repeat protein: MSDNTMDLNQSNDQLQNSSQSNQKPNPIDTVATGVGVVSGGLAGAAIGRLVGGRLGAAVGAVIGGVAGANVGHEVAEGVDHSIEGVVDNVKNNVKQTVEEIKPSVKETVNSLKQTVEEVKPSVSGAVDSVRQTIDETRPSMKKAIDAATETIDETRPAIVETADTVKETVKDARPAVKKAVDKTSESIQSSTESLAKSVQGAGESVKDAAQEAKPKMRRAMESVSDDVQSSASKVADSVKGAASNQNTTPTSSINRATQEVSSVRTQSSTEQTVDLTKQMTSSAPISGSGASQNFDLAQREFEQGIKLASQNDFTGAQTAFRNGIKVMPESPELHYNLGVVLLEQGKKTEGIDYIRQARDLSRIQGNTQAAKTLENILKQIEVVK, translated from the coding sequence ATGTCAGACAATACGATGGATCTTAATCAATCCAATGATCAATTGCAAAACTCTTCACAGTCCAATCAAAAGCCAAATCCGATAGATACAGTAGCAACAGGCGTTGGGGTCGTCAGTGGAGGATTGGCCGGAGCAGCAATTGGTCGTTTGGTCGGAGGTCGCTTAGGGGCGGCTGTGGGTGCGGTGATTGGCGGTGTTGCAGGCGCTAATGTTGGACATGAAGTCGCTGAAGGTGTTGATCACTCCATCGAAGGTGTTGTTGATAATGTTAAAAACAATGTCAAGCAGACAGTTGAAGAAATTAAGCCCTCAGTAAAAGAGACGGTAAATTCCCTCAAGCAGACAGTTGAAGAAGTTAAGCCCTCAGTCTCTGGAGCAGTCGATTCAGTTCGACAAACGATTGACGAGACTCGTCCTTCAATGAAAAAAGCCATTGATGCAGCGACAGAAACCATCGATGAAACTCGTCCGGCGATCGTGGAGACGGCGGATACAGTCAAGGAAACTGTTAAAGATGCACGGCCTGCTGTTAAGAAAGCAGTTGATAAGACTTCCGAGAGCATTCAATCCTCTACTGAGAGTCTAGCCAAATCAGTACAAGGGGCGGGAGAGTCGGTTAAAGATGCTGCTCAAGAAGCTAAACCCAAAATGAGAAGAGCGATGGAGAGTGTATCTGACGATGTGCAGTCGTCAGCATCTAAAGTGGCAGATTCAGTCAAAGGTGCAGCCTCAAATCAAAATACTACCCCAACCAGTAGTATTAATAGGGCTACTCAAGAGGTAAGTTCTGTCAGAACTCAGTCTAGCACTGAGCAGACGGTTGATTTAACTAAGCAGATGACTTCTTCTGCTCCCATCTCAGGAAGTGGTGCTTCCCAAAATTTTGACTTAGCTCAAAGAGAATTTGAGCAAGGGATTAAGCTTGCTAGCCAAAATGATTTTACTGGGGCACAAACTGCCTTTAGAAACGGGATTAAAGTTATGCCTGAGTCTCCAGAATTACACTATAACTTGGGTGTTGTTCTGTTAGAGCAAGGTAAAAAGACCGAGGGAATTGATTATATTCGCCAAGCACGTGATTTATCTCGTATTCAAGGGAATACCCAGGCCGCAAAAACTCTTGAAAATATTCTCAAACAGATAGAAGTGGTTAAGTAA
- a CDS encoding endonuclease/exonuclease/phosphatase family protein: protein MVLTTFINEIHYDNDGTDIGEFIEIAGLSGTNLTGWRIILYNGANGLVYDTTNLSGSIPNQNNGLGTVVVNYATNGIQNGSPDGIALVDNNNNVLQFLSYEGSFTAIDGVAAGLTSTNIGVQESSSTPIGFSLQLTGDGTVYSDFTWTGPIANTSGAINTGQSFGGVVNPATPVINEFVFDHTGSDIFEYVEIFGNANTDYSNFSLLQIEGDSNSPGTIDSVYTLGTTNSNGFWTTGFLSNVFENGTVTLLLVENFTGNIGFDLDTNNDGTLDLTPWGNLVDSVAVSDGGTGDLIYTNVVLTPGFDGVSFKVGGASRIPNGQDTDTVNDWTRNDFDGEGIAGLPGSPQEGEALNTPGATNELVEITPPPPEIIPIYQIQGAGHTSSFVGQSVTTQGIVTAMASNGFYLQSPTDDGNIATSEGIFVFAGSNFSPSFAVGDSLQVQGTVSEFLPGNNSQNLSITQLVNPTITPLANSLGQISPTIIGNGGRIPPTSIIEDDNFTSFDPLNDGIDFYESLEGMLVQVNDTLVVAPTNNFGEIWLVGDNGTNATGINNREGITISEDDFNPERIQIDDGLFAGGSPTVNVGDSLGNVTGVVSYNFGNYEVLPTVAPTVQGGTLVKETTILTPTTDQLTVASYNVENLDPNDNDGDTDIADGRFTAIAEQIVNNLKTPDIIALQEVQDNDGSVNSNIVDASLTYQTLIDAIVDAGGPRYEFADIPPIDDQSGGQPGANIRVGYLYNPNRVDLIEESLTRIEDPNLADGNAFENSRNPLAATFVFNEQEVTLVNNHFASKGGSSPLFGSVQPPINGSVDQRIEQAQVVNNFVSNILGSNPDANAIVLGDLNEFQFFSPLEILQQTLNNLTFSLPENERYSYIFEGNSQQLDHILVSDNLLNSAEFDIVHINSQFADQTSDHDPLLARFNLAPIFNEITGTFRRDILNGTDGNDRILGLGGADRIAAGKGNDMIIGGNGVDVLSGGEGNNIFVYETLGDGFDFIVDFNPSKDRIDFSQILANPNYGSSTPFEDYIFLSSSGGNTMVEIDPNGDIVSSSQKLMVVLQGVNLGNLSPNNFIL, encoded by the coding sequence ATGGTACTAACGACATTTATCAACGAAATTCATTACGACAACGACGGCACTGATATAGGAGAATTTATTGAAATTGCCGGTTTATCAGGAACTAATCTGACAGGCTGGAGAATCATTCTCTACAATGGGGCAAATGGTTTAGTCTATGATACGACTAATCTGAGTGGGTCAATTCCCAATCAAAATAATGGCTTAGGAACAGTTGTCGTTAATTATGCCACCAATGGCATCCAAAACGGTTCTCCTGATGGGATTGCCCTAGTGGATAATAATAACAACGTCCTACAATTTTTAAGCTATGAAGGCAGTTTTACCGCTATAGACGGAGTAGCAGCCGGTTTAACCAGTACCAATATTGGTGTGCAAGAAAGTAGCAGTACCCCTATCGGTTTTTCCTTACAATTAACCGGCGACGGAACAGTTTATTCTGATTTTACTTGGACTGGGCCGATCGCTAATACCTCCGGAGCAATTAATACTGGTCAGTCTTTTGGGGGTGTTGTTAATCCGGCGACTCCTGTTATTAATGAATTTGTTTTTGATCACACTGGTTCTGATATTTTCGAGTATGTAGAAATTTTTGGGAATGCTAATACAGATTACAGTAATTTTTCTCTGCTACAAATTGAAGGAGATAGTAATTCCCCAGGAACAATTGATAGCGTTTATACCCTAGGAACGACTAATTCTAACGGTTTTTGGACAACTGGATTTTTAAGTAATGTGTTTGAAAACGGCACAGTTACCCTATTATTAGTCGAGAATTTTACGGGAAATATAGGATTTGATCTCGATACTAATAATGATGGAACTCTTGATTTAACTCCTTGGGGCAATCTAGTTGATAGCGTCGCCGTAAGTGATGGGGGAACAGGAGATTTAATCTATACCAATGTTGTGTTAACTCCGGGTTTTGATGGTGTATCTTTCAAAGTTGGGGGTGCGTCTCGGATTCCTAACGGTCAAGATACGGATACAGTTAACGATTGGACGCGCAATGATTTTGATGGAGAAGGCATTGCCGGACTTCCCGGTTCACCCCAAGAAGGAGAAGCTCTCAACACTCCAGGGGCAACTAATGAATTAGTGGAAATTACGCCCCCACCCCCTGAAATTATCCCCATTTACCAGATTCAAGGCGCTGGTCATACCTCATCCTTTGTCGGTCAATCTGTCACTACTCAGGGTATTGTCACAGCGATGGCCTCTAACGGATTTTACTTACAGAGTCCTACGGATGATGGAAATATTGCCACCTCTGAGGGGATTTTCGTTTTTGCCGGCTCTAATTTTTCCCCAAGCTTTGCGGTAGGGGACTCTCTCCAAGTTCAGGGGACAGTGAGTGAATTTTTACCCGGAAATAACTCGCAAAACTTAAGCATTACTCAACTGGTTAATCCGACTATTACCCCCTTAGCAAATTCCCTCGGTCAAATTTCCCCAACTATCATCGGTAATGGCGGAAGAATTCCCCCAACTTCCATCATCGAAGATGATAATTTTACGAGTTTTGATCCTCTTAACGATGGCATTGACTTCTACGAAAGTTTAGAAGGAATGTTAGTCCAAGTTAATGATACTTTAGTGGTTGCTCCGACTAATAATTTTGGGGAAATTTGGCTAGTGGGAGACAACGGAACTAATGCAACTGGAATTAATAATCGTGAGGGGATTACGATTAGTGAAGATGATTTTAATCCCGAACGAATTCAAATTGATGATGGTCTTTTTGCGGGGGGTTCTCCAACGGTTAATGTAGGAGACAGTTTAGGAAATGTAACCGGGGTCGTTAGTTATAATTTTGGTAACTATGAAGTATTGCCAACGGTTGCGCCCACAGTTCAAGGGGGAACTTTAGTTAAAGAAACTACAATTTTAACCCCTACAACCGATCAATTAACCGTTGCTAGTTATAACGTTGAAAATCTCGATCCCAACGATAATGACGGAGATACAGACATTGCAGACGGTCGATTTACTGCGATCGCTGAACAAATTGTTAACAACCTCAAAACCCCTGATATTATCGCCTTACAAGAGGTTCAAGATAATGACGGATCAGTTAATAGTAATATTGTTGATGCGAGTCTTACTTATCAAACTCTAATTGATGCCATTGTTGATGCGGGAGGGCCTCGTTACGAATTTGCGGATATTCCTCCTATTGATGACCAAAGTGGCGGTCAACCTGGAGCTAATATTCGAGTCGGTTATCTCTATAATCCTAACCGAGTTGATTTAATTGAAGAGTCTTTAACTCGGATTGAAGATCCTAATCTTGCTGATGGGAATGCCTTTGAAAATAGCCGTAATCCTCTAGCAGCAACTTTTGTTTTTAACGAGCAAGAAGTCACTTTAGTTAATAATCATTTTGCTTCTAAAGGCGGTAGTAGTCCCTTATTTGGTTCAGTTCAACCGCCGATTAATGGGAGTGTAGATCAGCGAATTGAACAAGCACAAGTGGTTAACAATTTCGTTAGCAATATTTTAGGAAGTAATCCAGATGCAAACGCAATTGTATTAGGAGATTTAAACGAGTTTCAATTCTTCTCTCCCTTGGAAATCTTACAGCAAACTCTCAACAATTTAACCTTTAGTCTGCCAGAAAATGAGCGTTATTCCTATATTTTTGAAGGGAACTCTCAGCAATTGGATCATATTTTGGTTAGTGATAATTTGCTCAATAGTGCTGAATTTGATATTGTCCACATTAATAGCCAATTCGCTGACCAAACCAGCGATCATGATCCTTTATTAGCCCGGTTTAATCTTGCTCCTATTTTCAATGAAATTACAGGAACATTCCGTCGAGATATTCTCAATGGAACTGACGGAAACGATCGTATTTTGGGGTTAGGAGGAGCAGACCGAATTGCCGCCGGTAAGGGTAATGATATGATTATTGGGGGTAATGGGGTTGATGTTTTATCTGGCGGTGAAGGAAACAACATTTTTGTTTATGAAACTCTAGGAGATGGCTTTGATTTCATCGTTGATTTTAACCCTTCAAAAGACAGAATTGATTTCAGTCAAATTTTAGCTAATCCTAATTATGGCAGTAGTACGCCTTTTGAAGATTATATTTTCCTCTCTTCTTCAGGAGGAAATACTATGGTTGAGATTGATCCAAATGGGGATATTGTCTCATCTTCACAGAAATTAATGGTCGTTTTACAAGGAGTTAATCTGGGTAATTTAAGCCCTAACAATTTTATTCTCTAA
- the psaB gene encoding photosystem I core protein PsaB: MATKFPKFSQDLAQDPTTRRIWYGIATAHDFESHDGMTEENLYQKIFASHFGHIAIIFLWTSGTLFHVAWQGNFEQWIKDPVNIRPIAHAIWDPHFGQPAVDAFTQAGASNPVNIAYSGVYHWFYTIGMTNNQDLYQGAVFLLILSSLFLFAGWLHLQPKFRPSLAWFKNAESRMNHHLAGLFGVSSLAWAGHLIHVAIPESRGQHVGWDNFLSVRPHPAGLMPFFTGNWGVYAQNPDTANHVFGTSQGAGTAILTFLGGFHPQTESLWLTDMAHHHLAIAVIFIIAGHMYRTNWGIGHSMKEILNAHNPPEGTPFGGVLGAGHKGIYDTYNNSLHFQLGIHLAALGVVTSLVAQHMYSMPPYAFLAKDYTTQAALYTHHQYIAGFLMVGAFAHGAIFWVRDYDPEANKNNVLARMLEHKEAIISHLSWVSLFLGFHTLGLYVHNDVVVAFGTPEKQILIEPVFAQFIQAAHGKALYGMDVLLSNPDSVAYTAYPNYGNVWLPGWLEAINSSTNSLFLTIGPGDFLVHHAIALGLHTTTLILVKGALDARGSKLMPDKKDFGYAFPCDGPGRGGTCDISAWDAFYLAMFWMLNTLGWLTFYWHWKHLGIWEGNVAQFNENSTYLMGWFRDYLWANSAQLINGYNPYGVNNLSVWAWMFLFGHLVWATGFMFLISWRGYWQELIETLVWAHERTPLANLVRWKDKPVAMSIVQGRLVGLAHFTVGYILTYAAFLIASTASKFS; the protein is encoded by the coding sequence ATGGCAACTAAATTTCCAAAATTTAGCCAGGACTTAGCCCAAGACCCGACAACTCGTCGGATCTGGTATGGGATAGCCACAGCCCACGACTTTGAAAGTCATGATGGAATGACCGAGGAAAATCTCTATCAAAAGATTTTCGCCTCTCATTTCGGACACATCGCCATCATCTTTTTGTGGACATCCGGCACCCTATTCCACGTAGCCTGGCAAGGTAACTTCGAGCAGTGGATTAAAGACCCAGTTAATATCCGTCCGATAGCCCACGCAATTTGGGATCCCCACTTCGGACAACCGGCAGTAGATGCGTTTACCCAAGCCGGAGCATCAAACCCAGTCAACATAGCCTACTCAGGGGTGTATCACTGGTTCTACACCATCGGAATGACCAATAACCAAGATTTATATCAAGGTGCGGTATTCCTATTGATTCTGTCGTCATTGTTCCTATTTGCGGGCTGGCTGCACCTTCAACCGAAGTTCCGCCCCAGTCTAGCATGGTTCAAAAATGCAGAATCCCGGATGAACCACCACCTAGCCGGGTTATTTGGGGTAAGTTCCTTAGCCTGGGCAGGACACTTAATCCACGTCGCTATCCCTGAATCTCGGGGTCAGCACGTCGGTTGGGATAACTTCCTGTCTGTGCGTCCTCACCCAGCCGGATTGATGCCGTTCTTCACCGGAAATTGGGGAGTCTATGCCCAAAACCCAGACACGGCTAATCATGTGTTTGGCACATCTCAAGGGGCAGGAACAGCCATCCTCACCTTCTTAGGTGGATTCCATCCTCAAACCGAATCCCTGTGGTTGACGGACATGGCTCACCACCATTTGGCGATCGCGGTAATCTTCATTATCGCCGGGCATATGTACCGCACCAACTGGGGTATCGGTCACAGCATGAAGGAAATCCTCAATGCTCACAATCCCCCCGAAGGAACACCCTTTGGCGGAGTATTAGGAGCAGGACACAAGGGAATTTATGACACCTACAACAACTCGTTGCACTTCCAATTAGGGATACACTTAGCCGCATTGGGTGTAGTGACCTCCTTGGTAGCGCAACATATGTACTCGATGCCGCCTTATGCGTTCCTGGCTAAGGATTACACCACCCAAGCCGCCTTGTATACTCACCACCAATACATTGCCGGATTCTTGATGGTGGGGGCTTTTGCTCACGGAGCGATCTTCTGGGTCAGAGATTATGATCCCGAAGCCAACAAAAATAATGTGTTGGCGCGGATGCTAGAGCATAAAGAAGCGATCATCTCCCACTTAAGCTGGGTATCGTTATTCCTCGGATTCCACACCCTTGGACTCTATGTCCACAATGATGTGGTAGTCGCCTTTGGAACACCAGAAAAACAAATTTTAATTGAGCCTGTATTTGCTCAGTTCATTCAAGCGGCGCACGGAAAAGCCCTGTACGGGATGGATGTGTTACTGTCTAATCCTGATAGTGTGGCTTACACGGCTTACCCCAACTACGGTAATGTGTGGTTACCCGGTTGGTTAGAGGCGATCAACAGCAGCACTAACTCTCTGTTCTTAACCATTGGGCCAGGAGACTTCTTAGTTCACCATGCGATCGCTTTAGGGTTACACACCACCACCTTAATTCTAGTTAAGGGAGCTTTAGACGCTCGTGGCTCTAAATTAATGCCCGATAAGAAAGACTTCGGTTATGCCTTCCCTTGTGATGGCCCTGGCCGTGGCGGCACTTGCGACATCTCCGCCTGGGATGCCTTCTACTTAGCCATGTTCTGGATGCTCAATACCCTAGGCTGGTTGACCTTCTACTGGCACTGGAAGCATTTAGGCATCTGGGAGGGCAACGTCGCTCAATTTAACGAAAATTCCACCTATTTGATGGGTTGGTTCCGGGATTATCTGTGGGCTAACTCGGCGCAATTAATCAACGGTTACAACCCTTATGGGGTCAATAACCTCTCGGTGTGGGCGTGGATGTTCTTATTCGGACACCTAGTCTGGGCAACCGGGTTCATGTTCTTAATTTCTTGGCGGGGTTACTGGCAAGAGTTAATCGAAACCCTAGTCTGGGCACACGAACGCACCCCATTAGCGAACTTGGTACGTTGGAAAGACAAACCCGTAGCCATGTCAATTGTTCAAGGACGTTTAGTCGGGTTAGCGCACTTCACGGTGGGTTATATCCTGACTTATGCGGCCTTCTTAATTGCCTCGACTGCCTCTAAGTTCAGTTAA
- the bcmE gene encoding thiamine pyridinylase codes for MGKRRKFSLGLLLFVFIGLLLFVPASWATTDQSKTLASTKPRENQEIIKVGLFPYVPRIEQFKDVITQSWSEIEPNVKLEFVDEEQWDGGYKRDPDGIDVFVFDGIFLEYFVKNNYLASLKSNEIDKDKDFLSYALEGSQFNDIYYGIPQLGCTNLLFYRQNDAAKEKLANATTLTSVYEVIGNNPSSEVPPPSGEGLLIDLSGGTTCACYYVDIAMDLTGQYTTNPDLPDPEHLSSEAIETLRQLVSMAGPTQAQYEGDSYERETWFGKNHGRANVGFTEGMSAMGQTRQDIEFKVMPLGNEHNINLFYVDLIGLNHDLESNPKRKSLALKLANLMSSREVMVKSIKAYKGEPPQYLMPVRLTVFNTLKETDPLYDKMYQLVSSSDPKAFRLGENSREWLQKAKRKIQQQIYEQAKLLEEGKI; via the coding sequence ATGGGAAAAAGAAGAAAATTTTCTCTAGGGTTATTGTTGTTTGTTTTCATTGGTTTACTCTTATTTGTCCCTGCAAGTTGGGCAACTACGGATCAAAGCAAAACCCTTGCTTCGACTAAACCTAGAGAAAATCAAGAAATAATAAAAGTTGGTCTATTTCCTTATGTTCCCAGAATAGAGCAATTTAAAGATGTTATTACTCAATCATGGAGCGAAATAGAACCTAATGTTAAGCTAGAATTTGTTGATGAGGAGCAATGGGATGGCGGGTATAAGAGAGATCCAGACGGAATAGATGTTTTTGTGTTTGATGGAATTTTCCTAGAATACTTTGTCAAGAACAATTATCTTGCCTCTCTTAAGAGCAATGAAATTGACAAAGACAAAGATTTTTTAAGCTACGCTTTGGAAGGTAGTCAATTTAATGATATTTATTACGGCATCCCCCAGCTTGGATGTACTAATCTTCTTTTTTATCGGCAAAACGATGCGGCTAAAGAAAAGTTAGCCAATGCTACAACTTTGACATCTGTTTACGAGGTAATCGGAAACAATCCATCCTCGGAAGTTCCTCCTCCATCTGGAGAAGGTTTGTTGATCGATCTTTCAGGAGGTACGACCTGCGCTTGTTATTATGTTGATATTGCAATGGATCTTACGGGTCAATATACAACCAATCCAGACCTTCCAGACCCTGAGCATCTTAGCTCTGAAGCGATCGAAACCCTTCGGCAATTGGTCAGTATGGCAGGGCCAACACAAGCTCAGTATGAAGGAGATTCATATGAAAGAGAAACATGGTTTGGAAAAAATCATGGAAGAGCAAACGTTGGTTTTACAGAAGGGATGTCGGCAATGGGACAGACCAGACAAGACATAGAATTTAAAGTAATGCCATTAGGCAATGAACACAACATCAACCTGTTTTATGTTGATCTTATTGGTCTGAATCATGATTTGGAGAGTAACCCTAAGCGCAAAAGTCTTGCTTTAAAATTGGCTAATTTAATGAGTTCGAGGGAGGTAATGGTGAAAAGTATTAAGGCATATAAAGGCGAGCCTCCTCAATATTTAATGCCAGTCAGGTTAACTGTTTTTAATACTTTAAAAGAAACTGATCCACTATATGACAAGATGTATCAGTTGGTCAGCAGCAGCGATCCAAAAGCATTCCGACTGGGAGAAAATTCAAGAGAGTGGCTTCAAAAAGCAAAAAGAAAGATTCAACAACAAATTTATGAACAGGCCAAGTTATTGGAGGAGGGCAAAATTTAA